The nucleotide sequence GTCAGATGCCCGAGCCCGCGGTTGATATAAAGCTTCCGGCCTCCGCTCAGCGCAAACTCCCCCGCCGTGTACCGGCGGTTCTTCACCGGCAACAGCGGGGGCGGCAGAAACGGCGGGCGACACTGCCCGCCGTGCGTATGCCCCGCCAGGATCCACCCGGAAAATCCGTCCCAACCGGATTGATCGCACGCATCGGGATTGTGGCACAACACCAGCGCAGGCGCGTTCGCTCCGGTCAGCCAGTCCCCGCCATGCGCGCGCCCCGCCCACAAGTCATCCATCCCGCCGATGCGCAAGCCCTGCACCGCGACCGCCGTGTTGCGCAGGACCACGACGCCCACCTCCGCCAGGATTAGCGCGACGGCGTCGGCCACCTCCCCCTCTCGCCACGCCGCTCCGTAATCGTGGTTCCCCAGCACCGCCACCGTGCCACTTCGGCCCCGCGGCAACCGGTCAGCCAGCCGCCGGAACTGCTCCAGCGTCCGCGGGCCCGCATACGAGATGAAGTCCCCCGTGTACGCCACCAGGTCCGGCCGCAGCCGCGCCACCGTCGCAAACACCCTCACCAGGTAATCATCCGATACCCGGTCCCCCACATGCAGGTCGCTCAACTGGAGCAGCGTGCGCCCGGCCCACGCCAGCGGCAGGCCGCGTATCGGCATCTGCCGGCGGACATACTCCTCCCACGTCGGTTCGATCCGCCACGAGTAGAGCCCGGCCAGCGCGGGCACCGCCAGCAGGCCGCAGAATTGCCGACGCGTGATCACGCCGGCTGCAGTAGCCTATTC is from Lacunisphaera limnophila and encodes:
- a CDS encoding metallophosphoesterase — translated: MITRRQFCGLLAVPALAGLYSWRIEPTWEEYVRRQMPIRGLPLAWAGRTLLQLSDLHVGDRVSDDYLVRVFATVARLRPDLVAYTGDFISYAGPRTLEQFRRLADRLPRGRSGTVAVLGNHDYGAAWREGEVADAVALILAEVGVVVLRNTAVAVQGLRIGGMDDLWAGRAHGGDWLTGANAPALVLCHNPDACDQSGWDGFSGWILAGHTHGGQCRPPFLPPPLLPVKNRRYTAGEFALSGGRKLYINRGLGHLTRVRFNVRPEVTIFELRGR